A region of Frederiksenia canicola DNA encodes the following proteins:
- a CDS encoding serine dehydratase subunit alpha family protein: MKDVEFGDALIAIVKRDVAPALGCTEPISLALATAIAVSHLDSPLQQIQAKVSPNLMKNGMGVTVPGTGMVGLPIAAAAGAIAGDCQAGLEVLKHIQPDDVAQAKQMLAENRVSVDIANVEFPLYSEALVLGDSGWVKVCIQDSHTNVVLIEKNGEVIFEQPTVTAEVADDYQFFNQLSAQQIYDFAMHAPVEKLAFIAEAAQLNSALSKEGLEKEYGLHIGRTLKKQIELGLLSDDLLNRIVIETTAASDARMGGALLPAMSNSGSGNQGIAATMPSVIVARFVNANDEQLIRALFLSHTIAIYIHSKLPKLSALCAVTTAAMGSAAGMAYLLNGNFNAISMAICSMIGDISGVLCDGAANSCAMKVSTGVSSAYKAVLMALDNSRVTGNEGIVEHSVDKSINNLCAIATKSMVYMDRQIIEIMSAKGQEC; this comes from the coding sequence ATGCGTTGATCGCCATTGTGAAACGCGATGTCGCCCCGGCATTGGGCTGTACGGAACCGATCTCACTTGCTTTAGCAACGGCGATTGCCGTGTCGCATTTGGATTCACCGTTGCAACAAATTCAGGCAAAAGTGTCTCCGAATTTGATGAAAAACGGAATGGGGGTCACGGTGCCAGGAACAGGAATGGTTGGGTTGCCAATTGCGGCGGCGGCAGGGGCGATAGCGGGCGACTGTCAAGCGGGGTTGGAGGTACTAAAACATATTCAGCCTGATGATGTGGCTCAAGCCAAGCAGATGTTGGCGGAAAATCGGGTGAGTGTCGACATTGCCAACGTAGAATTTCCGCTCTACTCTGAAGCTTTGGTGCTTGGCGACAGCGGTTGGGTGAAGGTCTGTATTCAGGACTCACATACGAATGTGGTGTTGATTGAAAAAAATGGTGAGGTGATTTTTGAGCAGCCTACAGTTACTGCGGAAGTTGCCGATGATTACCAGTTTTTCAATCAGCTTTCAGCCCAGCAAATTTACGATTTTGCGATGCACGCTCCTGTTGAAAAATTGGCGTTTATTGCTGAGGCTGCTCAGCTCAACAGTGCCTTATCCAAAGAAGGCTTGGAAAAAGAGTATGGATTGCATATTGGTCGCACGTTGAAAAAGCAGATCGAACTCGGTTTGCTGTCGGACGATCTGCTCAACCGCATTGTGATCGAAACCACTGCAGCCTCCGACGCTCGAATGGGCGGGGCGTTACTGCCTGCGATGAGTAATTCAGGCTCTGGCAATCAAGGCATCGCTGCCACAATGCCTTCGGTGATTGTGGCACGTTTTGTCAATGCCAACGATGAGCAGCTGATTCGTGCGTTATTCCTTTCACACACTATTGCTATTTACATTCACAGTAAATTGCCAAAATTATCGGCATTATGTGCAGTCACTACGGCGGCAATGGGCAGTGCTGCGGGAATGGCATATCTGCTAAACGGCAATTTTAATGCGATCAGTATGGCGATCTGCAGTATGATCGGTGACATCAGTGGCGTGTTATGTGACGGGGCAGCAAACAGTTGTGCGATGAAAGTCTCCACAGGTGTTTCGTCTGCTTACAAAGCAGTGCTCATGGCGTTAGACAACAGCCGAGTAACAGGTAACGAAGGCATTGTAGAACATAGTGTTGATAAATCGATCAACAATCTTTGTGCGATCGCTACCAAAAGTATGGTCTATATGGACAGGCAAATCATTGAAATAA